The sequence TTTCGTCAGTTCTATAAACCTATAGCCAACGTAACTCTTACAACCTCATTTGTCCCAGTAGCACCCATATTCGTTAATATTAGGCTCTTCAACTCAGACAGAGTACTTAATCAACAAATGCGCAAAAGGATAGGActatcacactcaaatataacTCTATCATTACTGTTTCTCATGTGACAATTAAGATATACACGCACAAAAATATATTCATCATTAGAcatttttaccaaacttattgAAAGAATAGAGAAGAGAAATGGATAAGAAGAAGTGATATATTTGTGAGGAATGCTAATACTTGCAAATCCTTTTATAGTTACTTTTAATTTGTCATATTATATGTCGTTTACCGTGTAAACAAATTGATTatgcatgtatctcgtttacagtgtaaacgagatatatgcaGTTTCTTGTCTTCCACGTGTCACGTGTGTacccatttttttttgtttaaaatagtGTAAACAAGATACATACATAGTCAGTTTATTTACACTATAAATGAGATAAGTAATAATACCTAAAACTGTAAAATTATCTTCAAATTATCTATTTNNNNNNNNNNNNNNNNNNNNNNNNNNNNNNNNNNNNNNNNNNNNNNNNNNNNNNNNNNNNNNNNNNNNNNNNNNNNNNNNNNNNNNNNNNNNNNNNNNNNNNNNNNNNNNNNNNNNNNNNNNNNNNNNNNNNNNNNNNNNNNNNNNNNNNNNNNNNNNNNNNNNNNNNNNNNNNNNNNNNNNNNNNNNNNNNNNNNNNNNNNNNNNNNNNNNNNNNNNNNNNNNNNNNNNNNNNNNNNNNNNNNNNNNNNNNNNNNNNNNNAATTCATGTTAAATAAATTAgtcttatattattttatatttatattgtaAACTATCTTACGATTATACTTATATTGAATTGACGTACcaaattttcatttttgtttaacAAATTTAACTGTTATTTTCTTAAGAGCAAAGTAATAAAAAAGTTAAGACAATTAAATATTATGTTCAAGAATAAATTAAGTTTTTTCCTTCTAATTTTACTTATTAAACATATTCGTTTGAAATCCATAACGATCTTTCTTAAAGCGCATCAAAATGCTTCAGagtggataattttttttttttgggtgacttattattattgttattgaaatTAATAATTGTTTTTGTCAAACCGAAAGAAGAAAAAAGTTTATTAAAAGAAAACTAGTAATATTTGGTGTTGGATTTTGAGTTACAATATATATAATACACACTAGCAAGAAAATTGAACCCCCCAATGTTTCTTTCCTTAGTTGAGAACATTAAGATAATTATTTGTGTATAACGGATCATCTAATTTGGAAATCATATTTTTACACACTATTTTTGGTTGTCGATATTAAACAACAAATAATTGATAATTGGTTCAAATAGTCGATAGTTACCAAGTGCAGAGAGCTTATATTTTTCCCCCTCTTATTAATCTATTTATTTATGGTGGGGGGATCCAAAGATTATCCAATACTCATGAGGTTCATATAAGAAAATCAATTTGCTGCTTGCCAAGTACTCAGCAAATTAATCAGAGTCAGTGATATAACAACAAAGTCAACGTCATTACCACTCCTAAATTCAAAGTTTTTGGTGGATTTCCAATAAAAAGCCGGTCTATATTTGTAAACTAGTACTATAGATTTTGTGATAATTCAATAATAATGAGTTAGTAGTCCAAGGAGTTAGACTGTGATTTCCATTATCTATCTGCACTACATTGAAGCTTCAACCACCTATTTTTCACACCATTGTTCTTTCTTGTACCAAGACGGCAGCACCCTTCATTTTCTTCCCACTCCATCTTTTATTCTGCACATCCTAGTTCATCTCCTTGAACGTGCCAGGTTGAAATTTCTTCTCTAATGATTTCATAGCCAATTCAAGTCGTTCTTGGTCCTGTAACAAAATTTAGAAAAGTCTATATTCAACATCTATATTTGTTTCTACAAAGTTTCTAATATATGCTTTTGAAGATGTCATGAAATTGGCGTTAAGCCAAATACTTCTAATGATATAACAATACATGATTAGATGTCTACATAAAATTCTTTCACACGGGAAAAGTATACAACTCAAAATTCATTCTCTTTTTTGGTGGATGAAAAGAACATGGAAGTGTCTTTGTACCTTTCCTTTGAGACTTACTACAAGAGATCCATATCTGGCTGTACGGTAACATCCTTCATGTTGCAAAGGCAAAACTTGGTTAGATATAGAAAGAAGTAATGCATAATGAGTCATATGAAGCCAAATATCTCAACATTTCATAAATGTCATACCTATATGAAGGTCTGGAAATTCAAGACAAAGCTTCGATAGAGGTTGAGCGATTTCAACCTGCAGTTTTGGATATCGCAATATCAGATTCGTGGGACATTGCTACTTCAAGCTTAGTGAAATGAAATTAGAAACATACATCTGAAAGATTTGTCATCACTTGCTTTGATACATAAGGTTCCAGTAATGTTAGCAGATCATTCGATTCTGTTAATTCAATCAAACAGTTCCATTCCTTTTCCAGCTCCGAAACATTCGTCGCAGTAAGAACTATTACATTTTGGCACTTGATCTGCAAGAAATGGAGATTATTTCAACCCATTTTAAATTAGTATTCCTTCCAGTTTTTTCATTATGTAAATGTCAAAAGTGAAAacaaataaatacaaataaaagcatttatCAGTTTTCCCTAGGTCTAAAATAGAACTTCAGGCAAATGACGTTACATACCAAGGGAACGGACAACTTGTCATGATGCAGTAGCTCAGTTATGCCCTCTGGCAACTGAGCCATCTGAAAGGGGAAAGTAAAAATATAAATCAATACAGAGCAAATTTCATACTACAACTGTCATCACTCATCAGTTGGAAGTGAATCGTTTTTCAACTTAGTTTTACCTCGTTCCGGTCACCAATACACTGATCACCAATAATATGCCGTagatattcttcaaattcttcatCCGGAGCCTATGTCAAGAAAATCACCAACCAATATGGAGTTACTATGATAAACCCGAAGCAGTTATGATGCAGCTATGCTTGTATACCCACATACAGGCCTTGTTCCATCATATTTGCCAAAACTTTAACAAAAGCGGAACTTCATTTTTCAAGAATTCATACTAGTTAAGGACCAATACGATATGTGGGGTGGATACATGACATGAAGAAAACATCTTAGTAACGTCAAGCCGAAAACCATATGCTCAAATAAGGACAGAAGCAATGTACCAAACGAACACCAAAAGCTTTTGCAATGCCTGCTATGGTAACATCAGAGTGCAGTGGACCTACACCTCCATATATAAAAACCTACAAGTAGGCCCAATAAATAACCAGATCAGATTGCTACCatttcatcatcaagaaatcaaaTACTTGTAACTCTGTGTGCTGTAGTTTAATACCATATCACTTGATTTCTTTTGTTCAACTTCCTCGGCCACAGAATCTATCTGGTACAAAAGGATATGTCGTAAACCCCATCAAAGTATAATATTAATGTACATGTGCTTCATTATCCGAAGATTCATAGGAACATCTTCGGGCTCTGATGGAATGCAACTTAATATACATAAAGTAGCACAGATATAGAAACGAACTCACATTGCTGTGTACAACAGAAAGTCGCAACACAGACCAACCAACAGAATGCAGCTTTCTACACAAATTAGGTCCCAACTGATCCTCAACAGTGCCAAACCTGAGCTATGGAACAGAGTAAACATATGGAGAACATCATCAAAATAGTTGGAGAAAGGATTATAAGAAAATAAGAATTGCACTGCAAAGCATAGTACTTACAGAAACTCATCTCCCACAGCAATGACCGAAGCTGTGAGCATACTGTTTTTATGCAAATCTAGGCTACTCAAGCCATTGCTATCAACAGGACGTTGTCCACAATTAGAAGAAGATAGCCTTTTAGCCCTCCCTGCCCTCTCTAATCTTCCATCAGCAAGCAAATATGCTGGTTTAAATTTATCGGATGAATCACTGGTGGATAATAATGAATTGGGAACAGTGTCATATATGCTCCCAATCGAAGTATAACTGCACAACCAAAAAACGTAATAGTCACACCAAATTTCTATGAATGAACATAAACAACTTAATGTGAATATGGTGGACCAGTAAGTTTATTTAGTTTCCTTAGGTCAAAGATCGAGCAAATTTATGAAACCATCCAATTATTCTCCATGTTGCTAATATGGGGGAAAGCAGGttaaacaaaaaggaaaaactatGGCACACAGGTATATCAAATCCAACAAAGAAGGTCCAGCACATATACTGAATATTACCCTTGATCATAAAGGCTGCAATAGTTCACCTTGCAAGTTAAAAGGAAGGCCCATACATCTCTACATAAAAATACAAGGCAAGTCAATATCATAATGAAAGTAATATTATGACATTCTAAGAGCATCTACATAAAcaataaaggaaaagaacaaaCAATATATATTTCCAAGTGATGTGCCAATAGTTAACGCAAAAGTTGAAGGAAGGTAATCAAATCATTTCCCTGATGTATCAAGCTACTTTAGAAGATGAATGATGACAGTTGTCAAAAATCTTCAGGATTCAGGAAAACatagttaaaattaaaaaactaactgagatttaaaaataaataaataaataccctTTGAAAAGTTCTGAATACTGAAAAGAAGGAAAATTATATAAAACAACTATTAAACTATGGCAACAAGCAAGTTTTCTTCCACCAAGTGGGATGAACTACATTGATTAAGCAACAGCATTAAAGATTTATGAAAAATTACATACTAGGCAAGAATTGACTAGAAATATTGTATGGCTGTATCCAAAAGGGAAAAGCTTAGATATGTAGATGAAAATGAGTGCTCAAAAAGAAGTTTGGAAATAGCTAAGACCTAAGAAGTGGTCCACCTATACTATAAGTGGTACTACTGCCCAAACAACCAATAGCCACAAAGTTTCATATCTAACTTCTATCTCTAGTACTACTGTTTCAGGAACAAATGCATTTCAGCCACCACTAATAAATAAGTATGTGAAGGTAGACACTTTCAGTGTGAATTTTATGATTAAATGAAAGGATTATTGGATAAGACGATAAGTTAGCACCAATCACACATGTGGTTATAAGAGAACCATGTTTTTCAGATCATTATTGTGTTCACTAATCTCAAATTAAAAGAAACTAAGCAGTAAAGAGAAACACTTTATAACAAAGGACCAAACCTGTATGACCAATCTAAAATGGGATTCACTCTCATAAAAGCTGGCCACCCAGGTGAACTAGGGGAGAATTGTTCCTGGCCAACCTGAAAGATTAGAGGGCACatataaatagaatattcaatattCCTATTTTCAGAAACCATGCTAATCAAATGTTAGTTTAAAGCATAAAAGATGCATTTTGGGATTAATGGTATTACTGACAATGTTACTCGACTACTGCATTGGGAACATTTTGAAGCTTTAACGGCATGTAATGTAATAAGCTACATTTAGAACATTGAAACTTATTATGTAACTAATTTTTTCCTCATAACGTATATCTATGATAAGTATAGACATCGCTTTTGATTAAGGATTGTATATGcaaaattttctcttttgtaaattgCTTCTAGATTTTGCTTTTAAAAAGTGTCAAGCATCTGAGTAAAATCTTATGACGTAGAATAACAGAATGGGCTTTCGCGTTTAGGAGTCAATAAatcagagagaaaaaaaaaacaagacaATTGAAAAAGGCCCTCTCATGGTGAAACAATAGGAATACCGCAGTAGGGTCTCCAATTCGAACTCCAAGGAAAATTGCTCGAATTGGCTTCTCCTTTAGCAAAGCCTCCAAACCAGATTTAAAATCTGTGCAAATGGTGTCAATTTGCAAACCATAGCTGCTCAAGAACAAATTATCAGAAAGAAGAAAATATCTCTTTTCCATGTTATCTACACTGCAATTACAATTCAAAGAATAATCAAAAGTATAAGGAAGAGAAAGCTTCACTAACGTGGCAGCTGTATCATAAGTGAATGAGTTAATTTCTGGGAAAGCACTAGGAGTCTCAAAATATATTGTTCTAATTGGAAAATCGTTCAGATCCCCATTGGCACTATTTTGTCCCCCTTTATGCAAAAAATAGCCCGCCCTAAGTAGATGTAACAAAACCTGCATGTCAAAGCTTATTGTCACATTAACAAGCTCATGAATACTGATggatgattaaaaaaaaagaactaaAATACACATGTTAAAACTTACCGTTGAATCCTTTCCACCATTGAAACTGAAAGCAACCTCTTCAATGCTGTATGAAGAAACACATTAATACATGCAGCACCAGTAAAATTACAATGATGAGATTGAAAATTAAGATCACCATTTTCTTTTATAGTTCAATACAGGCATGACCGATAAATCTCTTCGACTAACATAGACCTAGCAAAACCTTGTCCGCACACCATCAGCCATTGGTTACATTTTCATTAACACGGAAATTCCGGTGACTATCTTCAGGCAGCCAATCATTTCCAAAAAGGACAATACAACCGAGGAAGGAAATTCAATATTACCCAAGAATTTTGACAAAATAGATCCAACATGAATCAAACATCCATCCACATTGAGTGTATATTCATCTTTCTAGTTAAAACAACTACAAACCAAccaataaataaaatccaatcccAGACTCAAATCAAGCTCTCTAAGTCTAGGATAACAACCACCCAATAAATCAGCAAATCCCAGCTCATAGTCATAGAAATACTTACGAATACAAAGCCAAAGCTCTCTGAATAACATAGGTGGCGTTATTGTACTTGGTTTGAAGCCTTCTATCGCTACACTCCCTGATTGCTCTGTCGATCTCCATGGTGACCCGCAAACACAGAAACCTGAGAAAAGAAGGAAAACAGAACAATTGAACACAAAAATTACAGCAAATGAGACTCCAAAAAGATTACAAGTTGAAGCTGTTTGGTGAAAAGCAAACCAGGGTTTTCGTCAAAAAGAGAtcttctcttcctttctttctttttcccgcAAGTTCGAGATCAGCCTGCGGGGGAAGCTGAGGTGTCAATGAAAAGCAGTGTTCTTCGTTCTTGTGATTGAGAATTGAGAAGTGAACAATGATTATCCCCTTTTGGAATTTGGAATCAAAAGGGGTTTAGGGGAaagagagatttttttttttctcttcttttctttcccttttggAATTAAGAATTGGACATGGGAATTTGGATGGCGGAGGTTGTTTGTGTGAGCCACAAAACGGAAACTGAAATAACAAGAACGGTCCAACGTTTTGTTTTGTGTGCGAATTGTGATGTTATCATGTGTGTGCGGTTTTTGGGAATTTGAGCAAAGCACGTATGATATGAAATTAGGGAATATCCTTTTCAAGACATTCTAACTTCGAAGCAAATCATATATAAACTGCTTCCGTATTAGTCCCTCATAAGTCATAATTTGCACTTCTCACTTTCATTCTCTTTCACTAATCATAACGGAGAGAGATTCCGGATAATTTCTGTTCAAATTCAATTTCCTTTCTTTTCCCTAATGATTGGATTCAGTAATATATTTATGGCTTTGTTTTTTGTGGGAAAAGTATTATCCGAACCTTGATGGACCAGATGGAAAGATGCTATTTTAATGGCCAGAATTGCATCGGTACGAGATTCATTGGAAATTATGTATTTGATCCAAagtttgataaaattataaaccgGTTCAACTTGGTTTGGTTTCATTTAACTCTTATGACTCGGTTTATTAGTTTTTTGGATGAAATGGGTTAACTTTTTTGTTCATTATGATATCTGGATCGTGGGCTACCATTATCCCCCCAAAAAAACGTGTGAAACAAGACCCAGACCCCAAAAAAGCACACATAATTATCATCGACGTTCTAATAGTCATCATTCGCATGGCGGTGATGAAATGGAGAGGAGATTTGGTGAGGTGAGGCATCGGCACGACGTCGGCCACTTAGGGAGAGCTCCGTAAGCCCATCGATGGAACTCGATGCCAATGAGAGGGTTCGAGGATGGGAGATTGAATGGTGGAGGTGTTTGACGGTCTAATACAGAGCGGCGACGGCACCTAGTGAGCGTTGCAGATCTTGGGAGACAGGACACAGCCGCTTTGAAGACACAGCGAAACTATGAGGATGCGGTCGCGTGAAACGGTGTTTCGAAGAAGAAGTTCGTAAGACAGCGGTAATGGAGGTGGAAACGAAGATACAAGACCCGCGTGGAGGAGAGGAACTTGTGTGGGGATGGGGAAGTTGTTGAATTCGGGTTGGATCATCGTAATGGACTTGGACTCCCGTCGAAAAAAAGGGCTGAATACTGTTCCACACGTTAATAATGTTATCCCAACCCTCCTGTACAACTGGTCAAGTAGCACTTCTATATAGACAATTGGACATGTACCTGGAAATTCTTGATGCAGATGCAAATGTTGTGATATTCAATCGCAACTGATTTCAAGATTAACCTTAATTTGGTATATGAGAAATATTTATCTGTCCTTATTAAGTCGTTGTATTTACACCAAAAGTTAAAAGACATAAAATGCACAGAATTAATAATGGAGCAACCAACTGAAGTAAAACAGTACTAGCAAGTGTAATGTAAGCATTGCTAATGGAATTCAGTTTGGGTGACCAAGCTGCGACGCAATAACAGGTCGCAGTAGAAGGCATGAACATTGTACGCAAACAACACCCCTGCGATATGTGGTTAATAGTAACTGTATCAAGAAACGTAGTACATTGTTTTCCCAGGAATGAGTACATCAGGTAATGAAATTCTCAAAAAGTGATACATAAAGATAATCCACAAAATACAAGTCTGGTTAACAACATAAGGATAGCAAGATTCAGGAGCTTGCAGCGTCGTTGCTCCATCGGACCTGCAGTACTGTGACTGGCTCAGTTGACATGACCTCAAAGATCCCACACCTCCGGGCTCGAATTTGCACAGGCTAGCAAAATGTGCCTAGCCTCCGGAGATGACCCCGAAGCTACCGTCTTGCTTGCCACTAAATTTGGTGTAGGTGGCCTCGACCTCAATGTGTCCGTGTGATAGGATGAGTGTGTGTCTCTGACCAGTGAAATGGCTCAAATGAGGGACATTTGGCTGATTATAGCATAGCAATAGATCATTAATAGAGAAAAAACTTATTGACGAAGACACGTACAAGAAAATGAATTGGTGCCTTACCAACAGGTGGGAGGACAAGACGCGGCTAGTGAGGTCCATGACAAGGAATGACCATTTGGTCTTGTGTATTTCAGCTATCACTTTCGCCTTGTGTGACGAAGGATTGTTGATACAGCGGGCACGCCGGTAAGTACCTTTTGCTTTGTATGGCGGTTCCTCGGATGGTCGGGGCTGGTATGTGTTTTCGCGACCACCGAAGTCGAAGATACGTACTTGGAATTCAAAGTTGCCCTTGTGTTTGAAAAGAAGCATGGAGTCTAAATTAATTCGGTACGTCTGGTAGAACTCTGGCCAACCACGGGTCAATGCGATGCTACCATTTTGCTGTTATTTCCAGAAGCACCGATGGCCGATACCTAGAggtggcaatatgtaccctaccCACAGGTACCCAACCCGACCCCACCTgatcgggtagggttgccaacccgatccgcagcgggtagggtagggtgcgggtagagttctcgtgcgggtcgggtagggtgcgggttaagcctcaaccctacccgaccaacccacactctatatatgtttatgttatatacttatataaaaatatgttttaagtggatgttgaatcaaagacctctcactgaatgcaaaagatccttaaccactaaaaaaattattaattgataatttaatttttttatataaaaatcagttctattttaaattatcatcaagttatataataatgttgtatattttttgtaacccgtgggtagggtcgggtacccgcgggttaagagcgggtagggttagggttggaatattctcaacccgcgggtagggtagggttgagtttatataaaaatctgaacccgcgggtagggttagggttggatccaaaccctaccctaccctacccattgccgcCCCTACCGATACCCCTGCCGTCAGGGACCACCAGGGTTACGTAGGGGGTCCGGCTTGGGAGTTTGTCTGGACCGATTGGGAGGGCCTGCGAAAGAACAGGCAAGTGTTGGTCAACACATTGATCATTCAGGAAGTAATAACATTGGGTGTCTTGTGATGTACGTGTCAGGGGAGGTGGCTTACCAGTTTGAAGCATGCGGGCCTTATTATTGGCTTCAGAAAATGCAGTAGCAGGTGTTGCTGGTTTCGTTGAACGTCTGTTGCAGGTTGCTTGCCCTTATTCCTGGATGAAGACATGTTCACCTATTACAGAACAAATAACAGCCTTGAGAGTCATAACGTAGATGGGATGAAATAGTATATCAAACAACAACACACAATAGTAGAGCCCCGTTATTGAATTTTCAAATAGATAAACACTGTCACAGCACGCGACAAAAAATTGAAGGAACCGAAAATATCGTTAGAGTTTAGGGTTTCATCTAAGAAGGGGAAAAATGGAAGCGAACAACAGAAACATGTGCAAAAGCTTTGAAGCATAAATCAAGGGGTTCCAGAAAAAGTCATTTTTCTGCTAGTGCAACTCAGTGGTTCTACACAAGAGTCGCGAAGTAAAGCAAACAGGCAGGCTGGCCATGGGGCTAAGGAATGATAAAAACCGTCATGATTGCAAGTTAGATGAAACATGCAGAGAAGGTAGCTAGCGCAAGATAGTGGAGGCAAGGCAAGGGTTCAGCAAATAATGCACACCTAGGAAGGAATACCTCCAATGAGACTGGTTAGGGTTTTCCCTACCATCGAAGCAAAAGCTCCATATAACAAGAGTGACGATGCAAggaaacataataataataataatttttttttttgcagaaaaaaatgcaacATGTACCGACGGATTCAGTGGTTGATGATATTAGTTTCACACAGTCAAATAGCGGGATTCTGTGAAGCAACCAACAGACGGTCTAAATCGAAGCGGAGTAAGGGATTCGGGACGGGTTACCTGGATTGTCTTGGTGGTTGTGTCTGGACTGAGGAAACTTCGTGCGGGAGTCTTCCGGTAGAGGGGTTGGTGGTAGGAGGCAAAATGACGAAGGGGTAAGCGTGTTATGGTTTCGAATGAAGGCCGCAAGTATTTTTCAGCCGGTTTATACAAAGGAAACTTCCAGCGTGTCCTTCATCTAATTTTTACTGGGTCATGGGCCAGGGGAAGTCCAAGAAGATGAGAACCACCAGGATCGTTTCTGGTTGTTTTTTTTCTCAATTGTCATGGCATGAGAGCCGGCCCGGATGTAAAGACACatgtatataataatattatttaggaTACCATAAATTATATTACATTATCTAAtactttaatattttattctatttagtattAGATATACTATCAATACGAAGAGCTTTTATGTATCGAAATATAAGTTTCAATATAATCACTAACGAGCAGGGCTGcacacggatcggatcggattagATATAGCCTaaagttctcttgaataacaaaaaaataacacaagatttaagtttaattattctaaattgaagtacaacataaaaaattaaaaacaaaatatcataaaattcataaattaacacactaaaattcatatcatattagggtttattttattaaactatgttatttatatgtgatgtgcggatatgcggctttgcggatcggatccgcgaATATACTGCCAAATTCGCAATCCGATCCAACAatagtgcggatcggataatatccgcaaaattcAGATCGGATGCT is a genomic window of Arachis ipaensis cultivar K30076 chromosome B06, Araip1.1, whole genome shotgun sequence containing:
- the LOC107648436 gene encoding FAD synthase, with translation MEIDRAIRECSDRRLQTKYNNATYVIQRALALYSIEEVAFSFNGGKDSTVLLHLLRAGYFLHKGGQNSANGDLNDFPIRTIYFETPSAFPEINSFTYDTAATYGLQIDTICTDFKSGLEALLKEKPIRAIFLGVRIGDPTAVGQEQFSPSSPGWPAFMRVNPILDWSYRDVWAFLLTCKVNYCSLYDQGYTSIGSIYDTVPNSLLSTSDSSDKFKPAYLLADGRLERAGRAKRLSSSNCGQRPVDSNGLSSLDLHKNSMLTASVIAVGDEFLFGTVEDQLGPNLCRKLHSVGWSVLRLSVVHSNIDSVAEEVEQKKSSDMVFIYGGVGPLHSDVTIAGIAKAFGVRLAPDEEFEEYLRHIIGDQCIGDRNEMAQLPEGITELLHHDKLSVPLIKCQNVIVLTATNVSELEKEWNCLIELTESNDLLTLLEPYVSKQVMTNLSDVEIAQPLSKLCLEFPDLHIGCYRTARYGSLVVSLKGKDQERLELAMKSLEKKFQPGTFKEMN